One Intestinimonas butyriciproducens genomic window, GCCCTTGATCCTGACCAGCCGAAAGGGCGCGGCCCTGGCCTATCTGAACATCGCCAAACGGCTGCTGGGCGAACGTGTCCCCCTGATGAAAATACATTGACGATATATTTTAGAGAGGATGAGCTAAGATGAATCTTGCACTGATGAGCCACGACCGTAGAAAGGAATTGATGGTGCAGTTCTGTATCGCTTACTGCGGCATTCTCTCCAAGCATACCGTATGCGCCACCAACACCACCGGCAAGCTGGTGGCCGAGGCCACCGGTCTGCCGGTCAATCTTTTTCTGTCTCACGAGCACGGCGGGATCCAGCAGATCGGCGCCCGCATTGCCTACAATGAGATCGATATGGTGCTCTTCTTCACCGAGCCCCAGTCCGACGACCTGGACGACGATGTCCGCTATATCCGTAAGCTCTGTGACCAGTATAACATTCCCCTCGCCACCAATGTGGCCACCGCTGAAATGCTTATTCTGGGCCTGGAGCGGGGCGATCTGG contains:
- a CDS encoding methylglyoxal synthase, with the translated sequence MNLALMSHDRRKELMVQFCIAYCGILSKHTVCATNTTGKLVAEATGLPVNLFLSHEHGGIQQIGARIAYNEIDMVLFFTEPQSDDLDDDVRYIRKLCDQYNIPLATNVATAEMLILGLERGDLDWRDIVSPKTAPFRV